In one window of Azotobacter salinestris DNA:
- a CDS encoding DUF5629 family protein yields MTDMPYLLDQLEAADMLEIDGLHASDFSLDDALLDEADAAAKADQPFASEGIVLHIEAIDGRERRHWQFSYNQVMEAAYQPADDSWQLEGGHRLKCFAAIGAEGDD; encoded by the coding sequence ATGACCGACATGCCCTATCTGCTCGACCAACTGGAAGCCGCCGACATGCTGGAGATCGACGGCCTCCACGCCAGCGACTTCAGCCTCGACGACGCCCTGCTGGACGAAGCCGATGCGGCCGCCAAGGCCGACCAGCCCTTCGCCAGCGAAGGCATCGTACTGCACATCGAAGCCATCGACGGGCGCGAGCGCCGCCATTGGCAGTTCAGCTACAACCAGGTGATGGAAGCCGCCTACCAGCCCGCCGACGACAGCTGGCAACTGGAGGGTGGCCACCGGCTGAAATGCTTCGCCGCCATCGGTGCCGAGGGAGATGACTGA